Below is a genomic region from Seriola aureovittata isolate HTS-2021-v1 ecotype China chromosome 23, ASM2101889v1, whole genome shotgun sequence.
CTGAAGTCTTTATACTTCCTGTACGGCAGCGTCAGTGATAGAGGGTTGGTTTTGTGGCTGTAGATCTTTGTTTGGATGGAATTTCAACACTGTGGTCTAAGTACTCATGATGGGGTCAGGTACCAGGACCTCTGTGGTAAGTCTGCTACAACACATATTTACAAGTATTTACAGCAAGGCTTTACATTCACATACATTACTAAACTTTAAAGAAGCCATATTATACTTTAGAAGAGACGCAGAACctcagcaggaaacacagagataaaaaaagaaacgtaCTCAGCTCTGCTGCTTTACACTGAAGTACACACATTCACTCCAGGTGTCCTTCAGTCTTCTTCGCCTGATGATCTCGTTCTCCTTTAAAACATTGGAATAAATAGCATCTTCATTTTGGGAACCCTGGTGATGAAAGTGTGAATTACAAAGTGGTccatgactgaaataaaaaacataaagaatgTGGTGCTATAAAACCAGTAGGAGAGTTTTTGATCTAAGAAGAAAATACCTCTACATTGTTCTTGGAGGGATCAGAAAATCTCACAGTGGACTCTGAAAAACGAAAGGAAACCCTTCTTTTTCATAACGTCACATTCAATAAATACACAttatatatctgtatatcaAACTATTTACCTGTATTGAGGCAGTTTCCTCTCATgctgatcacacacactgagaaagcCAGTAACACGTTGAGGATGGTGCTGAACCCGAGAGCCCCACTCAGCAAATACACAAGAGAGTCCTCATCTGCAAATTCAGACACCAGAGAACATTACAGAGCTTTTAGCTGTGTTCATCCCATGTGGGAATAATATATTTCTATGAACTTCTGATATAAAGTGATTTACCCTCAAAGTCCAGCTTGGTCCCGTTTCCAAACAGTATGTGTCCACATGAGGCAACAGCACAGTAGTAGGTCCCAGCATGAGGAAGATTCAGGCTCTGCATCGGCAAGTTGTAATCACAAATGTGTGGTTGTGTATTAGATTTCCTCTCACACTGATCGTTCCTGCCTCCATGAGTGTAAATGAGTCCTGGATGAGATTCTTCAGAGTCTTTGAACCAGTAAACACTGTGTTCTCCATCACAGGTCccagtgtgtactgtacagttGAGAGTCACAGAGCCTCCTGGCTGGATGGTCTCAGATCCGGACTGATGGACCGAAGCCTGGATGTTCAAACCTGAATCTTGCACAGTGACAGTCGTGCCCTCACAAAATTCAAACTCATATAAGTTGCTACGTACACAGTAGTAAGTAGCTGCGTCTGAAAATTGCAAATGTGATATCTTCAAGTtattttccctgtttccagtgtcCAGTGAGAAACGTGGATTGTTAAATTCACCAGTAAAGCTGCCgttgttgttatgtttatataatgtaGACATCAGCTTTGGCTTCTGACCCAGAGTTTGCTTGTACCAGTAAAACATCACTGCCTCATCATCCTGACAGACGCACTGCAAAGTCACACTGTCCCCAACATCAGCTGATTCAAAATGTAATGATGATTGTTTCAAAGCTGTAAAAtgagctgcaggagaagagACAAGGCAAACACACAAGTCATTCATCTGGATTAcagaaagcatgaaaacatgcaaacatggtTTAAAGCACACAACCAGCAGTCACGAAAACAAAGCTCACCCATATTTGCCAAGAACAGGCATGTGAAATACACAGCAAAGCTTGGAGGTGTCATCGTGCTTCAAATGCTGAGATGAATGACTGAATCTCTTTACGTT
It encodes:
- the LOC130164638 gene encoding uncharacterized protein LOC130164638 isoform X2 translates to MTPPSFAVYFTCLFLANMAHFTALKQSSLHFESADVGDSVTLQCVCQDDEAVMFYWYKQTLGQKPKLMSTLYKHNNNGSFTGEFNNPRFSLDTGNRENNLKISHLQFSDAATYYCVRSNLYEFEFCEGTTVTVQDSGLNIQASVHQSGSETIQPGGSVTLNCTVHTGTCDGEHSVYWFKDSEESHPGLIYTHGGRNDQCERKSNTQPHICDYNLPMQSLNLPHAGTYYCAVASCGHILFGNGTKLDFEDEDSLVYLLSGALGFSTILNVLLAFSVCVISMRGNCLNTESTVRFSDPSKNNVEGSQNEDAIYSNVLKENEIIRRRRLKDTWSECVYFSVKQQS
- the LOC130164638 gene encoding uncharacterized protein LOC130164638 isoform X1 gives rise to the protein MLSVIQMNDLCVCLVSSPAAHFTALKQSSLHFESADVGDSVTLQCVCQDDEAVMFYWYKQTLGQKPKLMSTLYKHNNNGSFTGEFNNPRFSLDTGNRENNLKISHLQFSDAATYYCVRSNLYEFEFCEGTTVTVQDSGLNIQASVHQSGSETIQPGGSVTLNCTVHTGTCDGEHSVYWFKDSEESHPGLIYTHGGRNDQCERKSNTQPHICDYNLPMQSLNLPHAGTYYCAVASCGHILFGNGTKLDFEDEDSLVYLLSGALGFSTILNVLLAFSVCVISMRGNCLNTESTVRFSDPSKNNVEGSQNEDAIYSNVLKENEIIRRRRLKDTWSECVYFSVKQQS